accACAGGAAAGAATATCTCTGATTTAGCagttattatttcatgggaatTTATTGTCTGACATAATTGTACCTATTGCATTCGTATTTAAAAAACGTAATTAGTTATTACCCTGGCTAGAGATTATGAGATAAATTGCCCAGCATTATAAATTATGAAATTAAGTTCAATAAATCTGCTCATTTTAGTTTTGTTCTTAAAAACTCAAcaggttgactaatgtccttcagggaaggaacctATCACCCTAATCTGGTCTGCAACTCTTACCTTAGTcatcatagaaaattacagcacaggaacaggtccttcggccctccaagcctgctccgaccattctgcccgactgaactaaaaccccctacccttccggggaccatatccctctattcccatcctatccatgtatttgtccagacgccccttaaaaagaaCATAATGGTTGATTATTAATTTCTTCTGAAGTGGTCcatcaagccattcagttgtacaaTCACTGGATGGAAGGAGGTTCCCCATTACAGGGTGAAAAGGATTATGAAAAAAATCTCGCCATATCTGTGTCCCActtgaaaaaaataaaaatatctcCAAAGTCCACCtctgaaattatttaaatatgtGTCATGCTTATTGCATACTTTGAAAAACTTTCTCATGAATCTTCATACCTGCTTCATTATGCACATACTTTTGTCTGGTTTGAGGGCAGTTTAATGTATAATGGAGGATTCTAACTGTATAATGGTTTCAGatatagggggcaattctcccccaaaaaatctaagtgttgaatttgcgggaaaactggaataattcacactgttttttcagagaagaatctcccacatacCATGCAGTGCAGAggcaccagcatgaatatcagtaGTATTCaggagtggggcctattcacgctggagagggtgaaaccagcgggcctctgTGCCGAAGTGTCAGTCTCTCGTTTGTTGGCCAGTCGATTGAGGGCGGTCAGGTTGGGGAATGGCAGTTGACGGGTAAGAGTGCAATTCAGAGTGTGAGTCAGAGGATCTGAGTGTGAGtcagaggtcagagtgtgagtcagagggtcGGGGAGGAGTCAGAGGATCAGAGTGTGGgtcagagggttgaggggagtcagagggttggggggagtcagagggtcagagtgtgagtcagagggtcggggggagtcAGAGGGTCGGGGAGAGTCAGAGGATCAGAGTGTGAGTCAGAGGATCAGAGTGTGAGTCAGAGGATCAGAGTGTGAGTCAGAGGATCTGAGTGTGAGtcagaggtcagagtgtgagtcagaggtcagagtgtgagtcagagggtcgggggggagtcAGAGGATCAGAGTGTGGGTcagagggtcggggggagtcagagggttggggggagtcagagggtcagagtgtgagtcaGAGGATCAGAGTGTGAGTCAGAGGATCAGAGTGTGAGTTAGAGGATCAGAGTGTGAGTCAGAGGATCAGAGTGTGAGTCAGAGGATCAGAGTGTGAGTCAGAGGATCAGAGTGTGAGTCAGAGGATCAGAGTGTGGGTCAGAGGATCAGAGTGTGAGTCAGAGGATcagagtgtgagtcagagggtcggggggagtcAGAGGATcagagtgtgagtcagagggtcggggggagtcAGAGGATcagagtgtgagtcagagggtcggggggagtcagagggtcagagtgtgagtcagaggatcagagtgtgagtcagagggtcagagtgtgagtcaGAGGATCAGAGTGTGAGTCAGAGGATCAGAGTGTGAGTCAGAGGATCAGAGTGTGGGTCAGAGGATCAGAGTGTGAGTCAGAGGATcagagtgtgagtcagagggtcagagtgtgagtcaGAGGATCAGAGTGTGAGTCAGAGGATCAGAGTGTGAGTCAGAGGATCAGAGTGTGGGTCAGAGGATCAGAGTGTGGGTCAGAGGGTCAGAGTGTGGGTcagagggtcagagtgtgagtcagagggtcagagtgtgagtcagagggtcagagtgtgagtcagagggtcagagtgtgagtcagagggtcagagtgtgagtcagagggtcggggggagtcagagggccagagtgtgagtcagagggtcggggggagtcagagggtcggggggagtcagagggccagagtgtgagtcagagggtcggggggagtcagagggtcgggggggggtcagaggaTCAGAGTGTGGGTcagagggtcggggggagtcagagggtcggggggagtcagagggtcggggggagtcagagggtcggggggagtcagagggtcggggggagtcagagggtcggggggagtcagagggtcggggggagtcagagggtcggggggagtcagagggtcggggggagtcAGAGGGTATGGGGGGAGTCAGAGGGTATGTGGGGAGTCAGAGGTTCGGGGGGAGTCAGATGTTCGGGGGGAGTcagagggtcgggggggagtcAGAGGGTCGAGGGGAATcagaaggtcagagtgtgagtcagagggtcgggggagagtcagagggtcgggggggagtcagagggtcagagtgtgagtcagagggtcagggggagtcagaaggtcagagtgtgagtcagagggtcggggggagtcagagggtcggggggagtcAGAGGGTATGGGGGGAGTCAGAGGGTATGGGGGGAGTCAGAGAGTCGGGGGGAGTcagagggtcgggggggagtcAGAGGGTCGAGGGGAATcagaaggtcagagtgtgagtcagagggtcgggggggagtcagagggtcgggggggagtcagagggtcagagtgtgagtcagagggtcagggggagtcagaaggtcagagtgtgagtcagagggtcggggggagtcagagggttgaggggagtcagaaggtcagagtgtgagtcagagggtcggggggagtcagagggtcgaggggagtcagaaggtcagagtgtgagtcagagggtcggggggagtcagagggtcgaggggagtcagaaggtcagagtgtgagtcagagggtcggggggagtcagagggtcagagtgtgagtcagagggtcggggggagtcagagggtcagagtgtgagtcagagggtcggggggagtcACAGTTTAAATTCAGTTTATCCAGGTTATGACAACATGATAGAACTTTGGGGAAAAAGAATAAGTGCTCCCAATTAGGCCCTGGGATCACAATTAAGAAAATAATATATTAATAAAGTTGCTACAGATCTCCTTGGTCTCAGACAACAGGCAAACACTACTACCTTTCTGTCAGTTCACAGGAATCAGCTCCATTTACTTTGCTATGATGAACGTGCTGGTAGCTGTGGACATTTCTGCTCTGGCtactctctttactgtcattTATATTTGAGGGAGCACTACTCTGATTGCCACAAGCTTGATAAAATGTTAGAAACACTGGCATAAGTATAATGCCATGAACAGCACCAAAAAATATGACTagaaacatgattttaaaaaatgttctaaATACGTAACTTCCTGCAATAGACAACACTGCAATGCCTGTTATAGTTGAAAGAGCTCCTTGTAGAATGGGATAGCCAAGAGTGTACAGTGCATCAATAGCTCGTTCATTGGCACTTGTTTTATCACTTGAAACAAACATATATGAAATATGAGCTGTAAAGTCCACAGAAAATCCAATACAGATGACCAGATTAATCATCGATATAGAATCTAAACTGACATCCCAGAAAGCCATAAAACCAGCCACACCCACTAAAACTGACGCAATCGCAAATGTTACCCACAGAGAGCAGACTGGATTAGGTATTAAGAGTAAAGAAATGACTAACATGGCAGCAGCGGCCACAATTATATTCTGGACCGTAGTGGTCACTATTACAAGAAATTGATCAAAGTAGATGAAAGCCGGATGATACACAAGTAAAGGGATTCTACATTCCTTCGCCAAGTTTCTTAATTCAATCAACATGATTTTTTGATCATATGATTCACTGGCATTCACAATTTGAATGAAAAATCGTGATGCTCTAATGCTCATGTTATCTTCTGAAAGCTCAATATCTTGTTGAAATGTTgggataaactttaaaaattttgaTACGTTTCCAATGAATGTATTTCTCTCCCTTATATCGAGTGACATATTTGCAGCATGGTCAATGTATACACGAAGCCAGGACTCTGATAGTTCACGATCTACATAGGAGTTATTTTCCAATCTGCCCAGACAGATTTCAATTTCATCCTGAACAGTGGAATTCCAATATTCCACAGGGTCAGTGACAGTAACCATGACTCGTGGTCCATATTCGGAGAAAAAATCACTCTCATCATCATAAAACTTAATCACATATGAATCATCAAAGGCCAGATTTCTGAGATCTATTCCTTCTTTGATGTGTAAACAGCCATAAATACTGCCAGTCAAATATCCAATATACAAGAGCACCACAATTGCCTTGGTCCATCGGTTTGTAAGGAAAGGACCATAATATTTCTTaaagaaaaaataaactttatgttcTGATTCTGTCCCAGTTTCTTGATCGTAGCTCCCACCTACACAACATAGTCCATAGAGATTAGATTTTCCTGGTTTATGATCTTCTTCAACCTTTCTGAATGTCAGCCAATGTCTGTTACTGGCTTCTCTTCGCCCGTTCAATGCAAGAACAGCTCCAAAAAACGTAATGTTGTAAATGAAGCAGAACAGAACAGTTGTGCCTGTG
The DNA window shown above is from Mustelus asterias chromosome 2, sMusAst1.hap1.1, whole genome shotgun sequence and carries:
- the LOC144503200 gene encoding patched domain-containing protein 3-like, with product MAWCQTDCIEKPLCAAFRKLGTYVGQNPWWFLLVPLVVSGGLGAGFFFFAESENNNIEYQFTPINGPAKAEREFIKEHFPTNDSQFFSRQRLYAEGAFASFIAVSKGGNILTKAAFEEILLVDKKIKEIQLYDNGTAYNYSNLCAKTGATCFSNALLDLLNYDPYLVENTTISYPISNNAFVANTVGGVELNKIGTVIKKAQAFRMHYQLKEDDAKNKRLSLLWIEKFLSEFPTDLADSTHVEVSHFTSVSRQEEFEKNSKRIIPLFSVTYLLSISFSILSCVRLDCVRNKFWVAALGVISAGLAVLTGFGLLLYCGMSFAINTANAPFLILGIGVDDMFIMLASWQKTKVHDKVEDRLAKTYAEAAVSITITTLTDVLAFYIGTMTPFPSVQSFCVYTGTTVLFCFIYNITFFGAVLALNGRREASNRHWLTFRKVEEDHKPGKSNLYGLCCVGGSYDQETGTESEHKVYFFFKKYYGPFLTNRWTKAIVVLLYIGYLTGSIYGCLHIKEGIDLRNLAFDDSYVIKFYDDESDFFSEYGPRVMVTVTDPVEYWNSTVQDEIEICLGRLENNSYVDRELSESWLRVYIDHAANMSLDIRERNTFIGNVSKFLKFIPTFQQDIELSEDNMSIRASRFFIQIVNASESYDQKIMLIELRNLAKECRIPLLVYHPAFIYFDQFLVIVTTTVQNIIVAAAAMLVISLLLIPNPVCSLWVTFAIASVLVGVAGFMAFWDVSLDSISMINLVICIGFSVDFTAHISYMFVSSDKTSANERAIDALYTLGYPILQGALSTITGIAVLSIAGSYVFRTFFKIMFLVIFFGAVHGIILMPVFLTFYQACGNQSSAPSNINDSKESSQSRNVHSYQHVHHSKVNGADSCELTER